A genomic segment from Rhodospirillum centenum SW encodes:
- a CDS encoding glycosyltransferase yields the protein MSETVTALVVTYNRFELLLLTLGALQAQTRPVDRIVLLDNGSTDGTFARLLAAGLDLSRVDYVRLDPNRGPARGFWQGMSYAVADGADWVWVMDDDVLPDPDCLETLLRALDRLPPPAALGYLQSRVVGEDGRSQNTPEVAWRTEDGNYPDWERLLKHGIVATSKAALTSTLIPRTTLERFPPPSPDFFMWGEDSDFTLRVTAELPAFLVGASRAVHLRRIARPVNPLTETDPVRLRYMRYKCRNNVYIRRRYYGFWPMMDCLWGAGSQFVRALARGNLSAARALAFGTLSAFRFRPRLTPTAAPALMAEHRVLLRRGQRVGRPDSARLDGAAAPGPVPGYAPAAAAPAAAPVDAAALSS from the coding sequence ATGTCCGAGACGGTCACCGCCCTTGTCGTGACGTACAACCGCTTCGAGCTGCTCCTGCTCACCCTCGGGGCGCTTCAGGCCCAGACGCGGCCGGTGGACCGCATCGTCCTGCTGGACAACGGCTCCACCGACGGCACCTTCGCGCGTCTTCTGGCGGCGGGGCTCGACCTGTCGCGTGTCGATTATGTCCGGCTCGATCCCAACCGCGGTCCGGCGCGCGGCTTCTGGCAGGGCATGTCCTATGCCGTCGCCGACGGGGCGGACTGGGTCTGGGTGATGGACGATGACGTGCTGCCCGATCCGGACTGCCTGGAGACCCTGCTGCGGGCGCTGGACAGGCTGCCGCCGCCCGCGGCCCTGGGCTATCTCCAGAGCCGCGTGGTGGGAGAGGACGGCCGTTCCCAGAACACGCCGGAGGTGGCATGGCGGACGGAGGACGGCAACTATCCTGACTGGGAGCGCCTGCTGAAGCACGGCATCGTCGCCACCAGCAAGGCGGCCCTGACCTCCACCCTGATCCCCCGCACGACGCTGGAACGGTTTCCGCCGCCCTCGCCGGACTTCTTCATGTGGGGGGAGGATTCGGACTTCACCCTGCGCGTCACGGCCGAACTGCCGGCCTTCCTGGTCGGGGCCAGCCGGGCCGTGCATCTGCGCAGGATCGCCCGGCCGGTGAACCCGCTGACGGAGACGGACCCGGTGCGGCTGCGCTACATGCGCTACAAGTGCCGCAACAACGTCTACATCCGGCGGCGCTACTACGGCTTCTGGCCCATGATGGACTGCCTCTGGGGGGCCGGCAGCCAGTTCGTGCGCGCGCTGGCCCGCGGTAACCTGTCGGCCGCCAGGGCGCTCGCGTTCGGCACCCTGTCCGCCTTCCGGTTCCGGCCGCGCCTGACGCCGACCGCCGCCCCCGCCCTGATGGCGGAGCACCGGGTGCTGCTGCGCCGGGGCCAGCGGGTCGGCCGCCCGGACAGCGCGCGCCTGGACGGGGCCGCCGCCCCGGGGCCGGTGCCGGGCTATGCGCCGGCCGCGGCAGCCCCGGCCGCTGCCCCGGTAGACGCGGCGGCCCTGTCGTCCTGA
- a CDS encoding NAD(P)/FAD-dependent oxidoreductase — translation MERVDAVVVGAGVVGLAVARALALAGREVIVLEAEPTVGTGTSSRSSEVIHAGLYYPPGSLKARLCVEGRQALYAFCRERDVPHRACGKLIVATSPAQADRLAAIRARAEANGVTDLELIGPDRVRDLEPEVVCTAALWSPSSGIIDSHALMLAYRHEAERHGAAVVPASPLEAGGVTEDGFVLTVGGAEPCRVMASLLVNAAGLQAQAVAARLRGLPPETIPRRWMAKGSYFSLAGRHPFSHLVYPVPEPGGLGVHATLDLGGQVRFGPDVEWVDHIDYRVEPARGDRFYAAVRRYWPGLPDGALQPGYAGIRPKVVGPGEPDADFVIQGPRRHGVPGLVNLYGIESPGLTASPAIGRMVAALLLAPEAASDGTQDDRAAASTGAAAGAAAAGA, via the coding sequence ATGGAGCGGGTGGACGCGGTGGTGGTCGGGGCGGGCGTGGTCGGGCTGGCCGTCGCCCGCGCCCTGGCCCTGGCGGGGCGCGAGGTGATCGTGCTGGAAGCGGAGCCGACGGTCGGCACCGGCACCAGCTCGCGCAGCAGCGAGGTGATCCATGCCGGCCTCTACTACCCGCCGGGGTCGCTGAAGGCGCGCCTCTGCGTCGAGGGCCGGCAGGCGCTCTACGCCTTCTGCCGCGAGCGGGACGTGCCGCACCGGGCCTGCGGCAAGCTGATCGTCGCCACCTCCCCCGCCCAGGCGGACCGGCTGGCGGCGATCCGCGCCCGTGCCGAGGCCAACGGGGTGACGGACCTGGAGCTGATCGGCCCGGACCGGGTGCGCGACCTGGAACCGGAGGTCGTCTGTACGGCCGCCCTCTGGTCGCCGTCGTCGGGCATCATCGACAGCCACGCCCTGATGCTGGCCTACCGCCACGAGGCGGAGAGGCACGGGGCGGCCGTGGTACCGGCCAGCCCCCTGGAGGCCGGGGGGGTGACGGAGGACGGCTTCGTCCTGACCGTCGGCGGGGCGGAGCCCTGCCGGGTCATGGCATCGCTGCTGGTCAACGCCGCCGGGCTTCAGGCGCAGGCGGTGGCGGCACGGCTGCGCGGCCTGCCGCCGGAGACGATCCCACGGCGCTGGATGGCGAAGGGCAGCTACTTCTCCCTGGCCGGACGGCACCCGTTCAGCCACCTGGTCTACCCGGTGCCGGAACCGGGTGGCCTGGGCGTCCACGCCACGCTGGACCTGGGCGGACAGGTGCGCTTCGGCCCCGACGTGGAATGGGTCGATCACATCGACTACAGGGTGGAACCGGCCCGCGGCGACCGCTTCTACGCCGCCGTCCGGCGCTACTGGCCGGGCCTGCCCGACGGGGCGTTGCAGCCGGGCTATGCCGGCATAAGGCCCAAGGTGGTGGGACCGGGAGAGCCCGACGCCGACTTCGTGATCCAGGGGCCGCGCCGGCACGGGGTGCCGGGCCTCGTGAACCTCTACGGGATCGAGTCCCCCGGCCTGACGGCCTCCCCCGCCATCGGCCGGATGGTCGCCGCCCTGCTGCTGGCCCCGGAGGCCGCGTCCGATGGAACTCAGGACGACAGGGCCGCCGCGTCTACCGGGGCAGCGGCCGGGGCTGCCGCGGCCGGCGCATAG
- a CDS encoding class I SAM-dependent methyltransferase yields the protein MSQLHQCRSCGSTDLTPILDLGMQPIANALVEPERIGGPEPRFPLEVAFCGACALVQVTETIPPAELFGRDYPYYSSVSPFLLAHSRDHALRLIGDRRLGPDSLVVEVASNDGYLLRNFVAAGIPVLGIDPAAGPAAAAREIGVPTVGDFFGADLARRLAAEGKQADVILANNVLAHVEGINGFVEGFAVLLKDDGIAEFEFPYLLDLVESCAFDTIYHEHVFYYSLTALEPLFGRHGLYLNEVERLDIHGGSLRLTVSRRPGASPRLAALMAEERRLGMDRLPFYADFAGRVARVREDLRALVGELRSQGARIAAYGAAAKGATLLNYAGLDHTALAYVVDRNPHKVGRHMPGLGLPIRPVEALENDRPDYLLILAWNFGREIMAQQRAFAEAGGRFILPVPTPTVTDGTAPAAVKIGALAG from the coding sequence ATGAGCCAGCTTCACCAGTGCCGATCCTGCGGCAGCACCGACCTGACCCCCATCCTGGACCTCGGGATGCAGCCGATCGCCAACGCGCTCGTCGAGCCGGAGCGGATCGGCGGGCCGGAACCCCGCTTCCCGCTGGAGGTCGCCTTCTGCGGCGCCTGCGCCCTGGTGCAGGTGACGGAGACGATCCCGCCGGCGGAGCTGTTCGGCCGCGACTATCCCTACTACTCTTCCGTCTCGCCCTTCCTGCTGGCGCACAGCCGCGACCATGCCCTGCGCCTGATCGGCGACCGCCGGCTGGGGCCGGACAGTCTGGTGGTGGAGGTCGCCAGCAACGACGGCTATCTGCTGCGCAACTTCGTGGCAGCCGGCATTCCCGTCCTGGGCATCGACCCGGCTGCCGGTCCCGCCGCGGCGGCGCGGGAGATCGGCGTGCCGACGGTCGGGGACTTCTTCGGCGCCGATCTGGCCCGCCGGCTGGCGGCCGAGGGGAAGCAGGCCGACGTGATCCTGGCGAACAACGTGCTGGCGCATGTGGAGGGGATCAACGGCTTCGTCGAGGGCTTCGCCGTCCTGCTGAAGGACGACGGCATCGCCGAATTCGAATTCCCCTATCTGCTGGATCTGGTGGAGAGCTGCGCCTTCGACACCATCTACCACGAGCACGTCTTCTACTATTCGCTGACGGCGCTGGAGCCCCTGTTCGGCCGTCACGGGCTGTACCTGAACGAGGTGGAGCGGCTGGACATCCACGGCGGCTCGCTGCGGCTGACGGTCAGCCGGCGGCCGGGTGCCTCGCCGCGGCTGGCCGCCCTGATGGCGGAGGAACGGCGGCTGGGCATGGACCGGCTGCCCTTCTATGCCGACTTCGCCGGGCGGGTGGCCCGCGTGCGCGAGGACCTGCGTGCCCTGGTGGGGGAGCTGCGGTCGCAGGGGGCCCGCATCGCCGCCTACGGCGCCGCGGCCAAGGGTGCCACGCTGCTGAACTATGCCGGGCTGGACCACACGGCCCTGGCGTATGTGGTGGACCGCAACCCGCACAAGGTGGGCCGCCATATGCCGGGGCTGGGGCTGCCCATCCGCCCCGTGGAGGCGCTGGAGAACGACCGGCCGGACTATCTCCTGATCCTGGCCTGGAACTTCGGGCGGGAGATCATGGCGCAGCAAAGGGCCTTTGCCGAGGCCGGCGGCCGCTTCATCCTGCCGGTGCCGACGCCGACGGTGACCGACGGCACGGCCCCGGCCGCCGTCAAGATCGGCGCGCTGGCCGGCTGA